The DNA sequence GCACGCACGAAGCGCGTGTAGGGGGCCATGGCTTCGCGAATTTGTTCCAGGTTGTTTTCCATCGTGGTTTCGAACTGCTGACGCAATGCGTGGGAAAGGGAGCGCCGCAACTGGGTCACTTTGCGGTGCATTTCGGCGGTGGCTTGTTTGCGTCGCGCCGGAATGACGAACAAACCCAACACCGCCACAAACGTGGCGGCGGCAATGCCGGTAATATCGGCCGTCATGGTCGTGGCGATAGCGGTAATCACTGCCCCCAGGCCAATGGCGCCGACTTCCAGCGCCGCCGCGGCCGCCACCGCGGCTTGCGTGCCTTCGGCGAGCGCGCGGGCCTCCTTTTCCTTGTCGTAACTTTCCACCACTGCCTGCGCCCGCTGCCCCACCGTCTCCACCAGTCGGTCGCGGTCATAGCGAAAGCCGGTCGGGGCTTCCAGCATCTTGCCCTGATATTTCTCGCGGTGCCGGGCAAGGTATTCGTGCACCGCCTGCCATTGCCGCAGGTCGTTTTCCACCAGCCAGTCAATGAGTTTTTCCACCCGCTCTTCAATTTGCTCCGGCACATTGCCGATGACATGCGTCTGAAATTCCTCTTGCAGGCGCTTCTTGCGGAAGAGATCAACCACCCTCCCCAGCCGGATAGTTTCCTCAAAGTAATCACGCGCCCGTTCTTCCATTTGCAGCAAAATGTTATCAATTTCGGCCATGCGCAGTTCAAACCCGCGCTGCATGTCGGCCTTGTACTCTTCCAACTGGCGCTCAACATGGGCTATCACTTCCAAATCGCCGGAAAGCACCTCCAGTTCACGCTCCAGCGCGGCGGCGTGTTCTTCCGCGAGGCGCATGCCCACCCCCAGGGGGTTGAGCAGTTTCAGCCGGATGCGCTCGGTCTGGTCGAGCGTGTCGCGGATGTAGGTTTCCAGCGGCTCGAAGTGGCTGGCTTCCCAGAGCGGCTTTTCGCCCTGCTTCGCCCGTAACGCCAGTTTGGCGCTCACAGGGAAAACCTCGGGCGTGGTGCCCAGCAAAAGGCGCGCGTTGTCGCTCACAAAGGAAATCACCTGCTCCAGGTCTTCAGGGCGTTCCAGCAGGTCGGCCTTGTTGATGACCAGCACGATTTTCTTGCCCCAGGCGCGCAGTTTCTCGAGGAAGGCGCGCTCGCTTTCGCTAAAGGGGCGGTCAGCAGAGGTGACGAAAAGCACCAAATCGGCGCGCGGCGCAAAGCGCTGGGTGATGAGTTCGTGCTCGCGGATGATCGCGTTGGTGCCGGGGGTATCCACAATGCTCAGGTCACGCAGCAATTCCACCGGCGCGGTGATTTCCAGCAAATGCTCACCGAGCGGTTTCTGGCCTATCATCTCGCCATAGCGCAAGATGTTGACCTGGGTAGTGGTGGGGGTCACGCCTTCCTGAAGCACCGATTGCCCCAAGAGGGCATTGATGAGCGCGCTCTTACCCGCGTTGAACTCACCCACCACCACAATGAGAAAGAAGTCGTCCAGTTGCAGAATGGACTCTTCGAGCGTCCGGCGCGCTTCAGCGTCAATGCCTGCCTGTTGTAAGGTTTCGCGCAAGTTACTGAGCAAAGTGCGCTCTTCCTGCAGCAGCGCATCGGGTTTGTGTTTGAAGAAAGGCATGGAAGGCTCCCAGAAGGGGGGATAGGCTGTCGTGTCAGGTGTCAGGTGTCAAACGGTGTGACGGTG is a window from the Chloroflexota bacterium genome containing:
- a CDS encoding GTP-binding protein, giving the protein MPFFKHKPDALLQEERTLLSNLRETLQQAGIDAEARRTLEESILQLDDFFLIVVVGEFNAGKSALINALLGQSVLQEGVTPTTTQVNILRYGEMIGQKPLGEHLLEITAPVELLRDLSIVDTPGTNAIIREHELITQRFAPRADLVLFVTSADRPFSESERAFLEKLRAWGKKIVLVINKADLLERPEDLEQVISFVSDNARLLLGTTPEVFPVSAKLALRAKQGEKPLWEASHFEPLETYIRDTLDQTERIRLKLLNPLGVGMRLAEEHAAALERELEVLSGDLEVIAHVERQLEEYKADMQRGFELRMAEIDNILLQMEERARDYFEETIRLGRVVDLFRKKRLQEEFQTHVIGNVPEQIEERVEKLIDWLVENDLRQWQAVHEYLARHREKYQGKMLEAPTGFRYDRDRLVETVGQRAQAVVESYDKEKEARALAEGTQAAVAAAAALEVGAIGLGAVITAIATTMTADITGIAAATFVAVLGLFVIPARRKQATAEMHRKVTQLRRSLSHALRQQFETTMENNLEQIREAMAPYTRFVRAEHKRAAELHQRLKEILAAMEQLKAKIARL